DNA sequence from the Drosophila sechellia strain sech25 chromosome 3L, ASM438219v1, whole genome shotgun sequence genome:
TCCAACTGGCTGAAGACTTTGAAATCGGGTACGGAGTTGAGGGGAGTTGTCAAGAGAGGAACCATGGTCTGGCCGAAGGACTTAAGTATACCACTTATAATGGTAGGACCTGGAACAGGCATCGCTCCATTCCGCAGCATTATCCAGAACCGATTATATGCTCAATCAAAAGGTGCCACCATTGGTCCCTTGgttgttttttttggctgTCGGAACAAGGCTGCCGATTTCCACTTTGGAAATGACTTCTCCACCTGGACCGATGCGAAACAGGTAGAGGCCCATACTGCCTTCTCGAGGGATCAGGATCAGAAGGTCTATGTCCAGCATTTAATCGCCAAGAATGCTGCCCATCTGGCGAGGCTTATAAAAGACCTGAATGCCTATATCTACGTGGCTGGCAACTCCAATAATATGCCAAAGTCTGTCAAAGAGGCCTTTATCGAGATACTAAATGGCGATGCCGATTACGTGGAACTAATGATAAAGCAGCGACGATATCAGGAGGAAACCTGGGCGTAACACCGTATTTATTTGCGTATAGTTCCTATTTGTACAGTTTTGGACGGAAATTATATATTTGCACACACTTCTTATGTCAATTTCAAAAGTCTTCCATCAGCTTTTCAGAGGATGTGTGACAAAAGGGACAGTGGCCTTTTTGCAACACTTGCAGCTCAAAGTCCTCCGCATAGAACAGCTAAAAAGGGTTACTTCTTATACGAAATGGAAAGATGGGTTTTGTTTAACCTTACCAGCAGACATTGAGGACAATAGGTAACCTGAAGATCGGGTAATATATTACGATAATACACATTCCGCACATTCTTTTCCCTCCGTTTAAGAATCAGCACATGATTGGGATCTATGGCACGCAGGCCATTGCGATCCAAGCTCAACGGCAATGCACTGGCCACATCCTCGTTAAATGGATCCGAATCCTCGGCGTGCTTTGCAGGAGCCAGCAGCAAGCGCTCCGCCTCGGCATCAGATATATCCACTTCTGGATAAAATTGTACTAGGGGTAGAATTTCTAAAAAGAGACATCATATTAGCAGATATCAAAGCTAATAGACAAAATTCCATACCGAAGGAAACGAATGAGAAAATATAATCCTGCCGGCAAGTGGGACAGCAATTGCTATTCAAATGTTGACTGTAGTTGGAGCACTTGTAACAAAGTGGCAAAAGCTCCTCCGGATCGTTGAAGCCACTTTTGCAAGCCTTGCTATTTAGGAAATTTAGCTGAAAAGGCACTTCATAAGCATATCACTTGGATGATTAATGTTTTGACTGCTCACATCAATCTGCTCTTGGACTCCAGCTGGTGGCTTCAAAGACTGCAGTCTCTTGTTAATAAGAAGGCACAACTTGTTGGCCTGCAAATACTTAGCTTGCTTGGCAAGCGTGAAGAGAACCGAACTGGAAGATAGGATTTCAGTTCATCCACATTCTACTTTTGCGATTTAAGCTGTTAACTTACAACATGCTGACTCCTTTGGGGACACCTTTGTGCTCCACTTCGTTTAGTATAAAGCGGCTTACGTTAAATAGGCTAACTGGGGAATGCGTGGTGAAGGGTTCTTTCATATAAGAGTATATGACACTGTAGGCATAATACACCTTGGCAACACGTAAATGATTTTTGTACTCCGTAAGGTGGTGATCAACAGGATTTTGTTCTCTATAAAGTACAAGgtttataaattaaacaaatttgcTGGACGAAATATTTTACGTACTCCTTGGCGTGATATACATCTAAATGTTGCTTAGCCAGCAGCCAATAAAAGTAGCTCGCATCCAGGTAGCGCTCCTCCCCGATGGCCGTATTGCTTAGTTGTTTGAGCAAACGATTGGCTTCCTTGGTGCGTCCTGCCTTTATGTAGGCTGAAAAAtacaacttttatattaaataaaccaAACAAAAGTGAAGAACTCACCCTGATGTGCCTCTATAAACTGATCCGTTTCGGCCAGCCATTGCCCATGCTGGTAGTGCACTGTGGGCAGGAGTTCCGGCAGCGATTCCGCCAAACGGAAAGCTTCCGGCCAGTCGCGTACCTCGATGTGCAGTTGCACCACTTGGGCTTCATCGCCCAGCTTCTTGAAAATCTCAGCAGCCAGGGGAAGAGCTCTGAGGGTCTTTAGGTTCTGCGCCACCGATTCCAGGGCATCGCGCTCCGTAAGACTCAGTCGTCGTCCGATATCGTAAAGCCTGAAGGAAGTTACGTTTATTATAAACGATATGTGTACATTTTCTTGATTTACTTACACATCGGCCCATCCTTGCTCTGCAACAATGTCAATAGCCTTCTGATTTTCGCCAGCTGAGAGCAATAGTTCCGCAGCAGCTCGTGGCTCCTTCACCGAATAGGCCCATTCCGCTCGCTTGCGTACCAGTTCCTTCTTCTCCTGGTCGGTACCGTCCTTGATATACTCCTGGGCTAAATCGAACATACGTAGATCTGTGTACATTTCAAGTGCTCTTGACGACTGGCCGCATTTGAGAAATAGACGAGCTGCCTCCTTGAACTTGCCAGCAAAGGCGCAGTTCTCTGCAAGAAGCACCTCCTTAGGAACCGCCGATCGCTGTTGCTGATCTCGTAGCTCGCCGATGAGCTTGAGCCACGGAAGGTTCCTCACTTTGACGTAGGCATCGCGGGCGATATTGATGTGCAGTGCCTCCAAAGCGGATTGAGCTAATCCTTCCCAGTCGCTGGTGGTCACGCCCAGGCAGGCGACCTGGTAGGCTTCgctgaaataaaataaaccatCTTTTATTAGGAGATCCCAACCAGAATTGGAATATGTCTTACTCAAACAATCCAGCTTCGATGAACTGCCACATGGTGGAACCAAGAGCCAAAGGCGTGTTGTGCATAATATTTCCGCGCAGGCAAAAGGCAGTGGCTCCGCAAAGGCCCACCACCACGCCATGCATGTTCTGTGGTGCCCTCGGCGGCAGATTCCCCACCCGAACGCTTAATCCGCCTGTTGTGTGGGTATAGCAGAGCATCGAATCCAGGTGCGTGTTCCAAGTGACGCTGTTTACACCCGTATCCTGGTACAGAATTGTATCGTTGATTATGTCCCGCACAACCAGGCGACCCACATCGTCCACAACTGCGATCTTGCTGCGCTTCGAATTGATATCCAGGCAGCGAACAGCAGACACAGCAGTGGTGATGAGCAGCGGTAGTGAGTTGTTGAGAAAGATTCGGAACACTTGGCCGTTCTTCAAGCCCACCATTAGCCCTTCTCTTCCCACAGGGCCACCGGTAACTTTGATGTATCTTATGAACGAGTCCATAATCCATTCTCGCTGCAGGACACCCATGAAATCCAGACATTGGAGACGCTTCTCCTGGCACAGGACAATGTGACGACTACAAACCACTAGCAAGCTGCAGTCGAACTTCTTCTGGATCTTCTCGCGCACTTTATAGTGCATGGGTTGATCCTCTCCAGAGCTCAGCTCATAGAGAACCACACGTTCCGGCAACTGAACCGCCAGTCGATTCCGATAGATGGCTATTTTCTGAACCAAATCTCGACACTTGATGCGCACCTTTTGGCCAGAGATCAGGTGTTGAATGATCACGTCGCACATGTTTTCCCGGAAGGCATAGCGCTCGCGGTATAGGGCGTGCACGGTACTAGACGCAATGTTGAAGCAGGCCAGGGTTCCATCTTGACAGCCAATGGTGTAGGATTGGCCATTTGGATGTAGGGCGACTGTCCAGATCCAGGTGTCAAAGGTATCGCCCAGCGTACCCAGCCGAATACCCTCCCTGGTGAAGAAGTGTAAACCTCCGGTGCAGCCGCCCACCAGGCAGAACTCCCCGTTGGGAAAGTACTGCAGGCACAAGGGATCAAAGCCCAGGGTTCGCTCCTTGCCTATCATCTGGCCGCTCAGAGTGTGAAAGGATAGCGTTTGGCTCCAGTCCACCACACCAATGGTGTCCACACTGCCAGGACCGCAGGCCGGACAGCATTGGACACTAAAGACGTTGCTGTTGGGCCCACCAGGCCGATCGATTCTCCCCTTCTCCTCGCCCAACTTGTTCCTAATGGATATGGTGCCATTGGCCAGGCCCAGGATCAGGTACTGTCCATCATTGGTCCACGAGCAGCCATTGACACGCGCGGATATCTTGTACTTCTGCACCGCCTTCTGATCGGCCGACCAAAAGGCAAAATCCGACAAGGAGCACGAAGCCAGGTGGTGCGAA
Encoded proteins:
- the LOC6604876 gene encoding intraflagellar transport protein 122 homolog is translated as MRGVLKWLERIEFPNSKDNEISVHNVCYAPDGSQLVVAAGDRLLIYDPNDGSLLNTLKAHKDTVNCVAYSRDGKRFASGASDKMVIVWSPQLEGLLKYSHGDSIQCMSFNPVSHHLASCSLSDFAFWSADQKAVQKYKISARVNGCSWTNDGQYLILGLANGTISIRNKLGEEKGRIDRPGGPNSNVFSVQCCPACGPGSVDTIGVVDWSQTLSFHTLSGQMIGKERTLGFDPLCLQYFPNGEFCLVGGCTGGLHFFTREGIRLGTLGDTFDTWIWTVALHPNGQSYTIGCQDGTLACFNIASSTVHALYRERYAFRENMCDVIIQHLISGQKVRIKCRDLVQKIAIYRNRLAVQLPERVVLYELSSGEDQPMHYKVREKIQKKFDCSLLVVCSRHIVLCQEKRLQCLDFMGVLQREWIMDSFIRYIKVTGGPVGREGLMVGLKNGQVFRIFLNNSLPLLITTAVSAVRCLDINSKRSKIAVVDDVGRLVVRDIINDTILYQDTGVNSVTWNTHLDSMLCYTHTTGGLSVRVGNLPPRAPQNMHGVVVGLCGATAFCLRGNIMHNTPLALGSTMWQFIEAGLFDEAYQVACLGVTTSDWEGLAQSALEALHINIARDAYVKVRNLPWLKLIGELRDQQQRSAVPKEVLLAENCAFAGKFKEAARLFLKCGQSSRALEMYTDLRMFDLAQEYIKDGTDQEKKELVRKRAEWAYSVKEPRAAAELLLSAGENQKAIDIVAEQGWADVLYDIGRRLSLTERDALESVAQNLKTLRALPLAAEIFKKLGDEAQVVQLHIEVRDWPEAFRLAESLPELLPTVHYQHGQWLAETDQFIEAHQAYIKAGRTKEANRLLKQLSNTAIGEERYLDASYFYWLLAKQHLDVYHAKEEQNPVDHHLTEYKNHLRVAKVYYAYSVIYSYMKEPFTTHSPVSLFNVSRFILNEVEHKGVPKGVSMFSVLFTLAKQAKYLQANKLCLLINKRLQSLKPPAGVQEQIDLNFLNSKACKSGFNDPEELLPLCYKCSNYSQHLNSNCCPTCRQDYIFSFVSFEILPLVQFYPEVDISDAEAERLLLAPAKHAEDSDPFNEDVASALPLSLDRNGLRAIDPNHVLILKRREKNVRNVYYRNILPDLQVTYCPQCLLLFYAEDFELQVLQKGHCPFCHTSSEKLMEDF